The Etheostoma cragini isolate CJK2018 chromosome 10, CSU_Ecrag_1.0, whole genome shotgun sequence nucleotide sequence CTGTACACTAGTATACTTGTTTCTTGTTTAAGTAATAGTCTTTGAGAAGCCTTTGTAATTTCTGACCGGAGTGAACgactgaaaacaaacattttgactAACTATCCCATTTAATGCCTGTTAAAGAGCCTTGCTGTGAAATAAACcaataaataaaccaaacaaataaacaggtaatgcaatgcattatttttatttatgatgtTGCATGCTTTATGATTCTGTGAGTGAAGTGTGAAGGTTTGTTATAGTAAATTCCCTCTAAATAACTCACTGACATGATGATGGATGAGGAGAGCTGGGAAGGGAGGGCAGGAGACCTaattttccttcctttcataGACACGGTGGAGCAGCCGCACCAGCTCTCCCACAGGGAAaagcgtatgtgtgtgtgtgtgtgtgtgtgtgtgtttgtgtgtgcgtgtgcatgtgtgtgaaagagggagggaaagaaggaTACTTTAACATTATCCTCTGGCTCACATGAGCATGGGAAGAGGAGGTCCAGTTTGTGTCATAAACCAATGAAACACAGACAACAGGGACAGTGAGGTTCAACCATCAAACATGCAATGAAGCAGATGAACACAGACCACACCAAGTGAGTGAAATACAGGACCAGTGAGATTTTTCTTATTAGAATCAGGGGTGAGTTACAGATTTATCACTTCACTTCCCTAAAGCCACCTGTTGTGGCTGGACAGGAGTTGCACTTTTCTCTCAGACTCAGGAGGACCTGGCCCGTTGTCTGTTGCTCTCTGACTTGCCTTGACAAGCAGCCATGGGCTCCATGATGTTGGGCTGCGTCACTGACTTCTTCACCTACGAGACCACCAAGTCTGTGGTAGTCAAGAGTTGGTCTGTGGGCATCATCAACCGGCTCGTACAGCTGCTCATCATCATGTATTTTGTCGGgtcagtgatgtttttttgttttttgttttgcatgttaagtgggtccttgttttttttgtacgtCCTTTCCAGGCTTTGTGGAATCAGAATCTCTGAGATTTCTTATGTTTAAGGTTGGGTTCACCCAAATtacagaagtattttttttttttaacttgccaTGCAGTTTTTTTGCAGATAGATTTTATCTGGCCAGGGTTTGGGATATCCTCAGTTAACAGTTTTCCTGTATTAAGTAATAGCAGCaatacaacaatgcaaaagtaaaaagtcttgctttaaaaaaatatacttaagtaaaagaaagGAAGTTTTACTGgcaaaatgttattaaagtgtcaaaagtaaaagcaaTTATTGTGCAGCAGAATGTCCCCTGTCAGtgtaacattattaaaaatgaaatcatttgaGAGTTATTGCTGATGCTTGAACCTGTAAGCAGCATGTATGTTAATGTTCCAGCTGGTCAAGAGTGAGATCATTTTAACTCATttagagtaactagtaactgttcCCTCTAAAAGTTAGTGGTGTAAAAGTATGAAGTATAAGCATATAATTATAAaagtacagtaaaagtacttcaAAACTGTGCAGGAATGTAAAGAAACTGAGTAAATGTTACTTGAGCGCTGCAGAGAACATGTGACGAAAGTTTAGAGACAGCCAAAATTAAACTGTGGATGttgaaatcaaattaaacatCTTAGATCAGTAGACCACGGGGATCCCCCaaagtcaaatattttcaataattttttagggaaattttttttttttgcaaatgttggCAGTGCAAATCATGAATACTTTAATTTTGTACtgtttttatcatatttatttCTAGCCTAATTTAGTACCTGTATGTATCCTCATTACCTTCAATAGTTAAGCATGCAATTTTGTGTGTTGAGTTGAAACTTCATTAAGCAAAACTACTCAAATAACAGAAAGGAGTACACAATATGGAGGACATTCGTTTCACTTCAAGATTTAACATCAGAGCACTGCTGAAAAGAGAGGGTGGATCAGAGAGGACAGTAATGCTGTCAGGTGGTactttgtttttgcagtgtATGTAGGTCTCAGTTTGTCCATAAATAAAGACCAACATCTGAGGCTGTAGTTCCTATTTATCATTAGGTGAAACCTAGGTCTGGTCTGTTTAACAAAGTAacattatttacacaataacaATTGTTTTAACTTTGGATGAGTAATCCAGGGCAATCAGTTGCTGAAAATAGCAATATTACATTGTAGAATTGCTTAAATTAAAGCAGCAACCAATTCTTTGTCTCAGACGTAAGTTAACCATGTTATGTGATACGGTAAACAAAGTTAGAATACAGTAAATTTTTGGACTAGAGGTTTaatcaacaattttttttaataaaaaaaattaggacTGAATTTGACGAGTCATTGTATGCAGAAACAAGACTCTTCATGCTCTCCACTTCTTCAACTGAACTCTTTACCATCTGTTAAATCGTTTGTGTCCTGCAGCTGGGTCTTCATCCACGAGAAAGCTTATCAGGTGACCGACACCGGAATTGAGTCCTCTGTGATGACCAAAGTAAAAGGCTTTGGTTACCATAACGACCGTGTGATGGATGTGGCCGACTATGTGTACCCCCCACAGGTGTGTGACTCTGATAACATCTGGTTAAGGCCCACACAAACATAAGCATGACCTTGGACAAAACAACTCTCTTCAACTTTGTCTGAAGTTCCTCATCAGACAGACTACAAACATAACTCCTTTAAAAGTGCCCTGCAGCGTTTTTacttggattttgaatatgttaggtccatatgtgtttatgttatgtcgtgaatgtgaaaattaactgctacctcctgtgtcagctctagccactgaaaagaattAAGCGGAGagatcaggccaattacaaaagttGGTCgctctgatgtcatgttgcctgagctcattactactCCTGAGttcgcccagttgcgctgggtaaaggacactgatagccaggctctcattggctagctgttagccaatcagagtcaagcagcttagcttgttgaatattaatgagaactggcataaactgagactttctgtaggctttctataccacaatAGAATGGCTTTAAACAAGGGatcttttccacaaaaaatgttacagtcCATGGTGGGTCTTCAGACATTagcacaaagtaatgaaatacgtgtggcggGGCACCTTTAAGGTGGAAGTTGAGGTTTGGTGGTGGTTTAAGGAGCATGTAAAAGAATCATTTGAGTGGCGTAGGCCATTGTTGATCCAGAAACTTTGGTtatgtgtgttcttttttcaaatctgttttattgtgaacaAGCTGTTGACCAGTTTATGAGCagaacattttttgtgtgcagcaCATTTTGACCATTGTTTGCATcacattaaaatacagtatctgCTGTGTTTCAGGGTGCAGATATCTTCTGCATTATGACCAAACTCATAGTCACAGAAAATCAGTTTCAAGGAAAATGTGCAGAGGTGAGGACACATTCAAATCATTGGTTACCAATCGGTTCCAGTGCATTGTAacactttctttttccctttcatgACCAAATGTGGCTTTTGCAGTCCAAGCCTTGCACCATGATGTAAAGCTTGCAGACTCAGGAACATCTTTTAAATTACTtctaaaaaactatttttaaagccttttacAAATGTTTGCCCCAATCTTTAATTTGTCCACTTACTGTCTTAGTTGTTATACTTGTTGATTTGATTCTTCcatatttattgtattatatttgatTTGTGTACCTGATTTTAGAAGAACTCCAATAGTAACTCCAGAGCTCTCAGGACAATCATAGAAAAGAGTCCTTAGAAATTTTAACTCAAGGAACATGGTCACATATCTTTTAATTTGCCTCATTATTACAAAATGTTCTATTGCCATATGTAGTAATACTTTTGGCTAAGTGTATGTATGATGTAAttgtaagtgtctgtgtgtttttttgtgttttagtttggaGAAAAGTTTAGTTGTACCACGGATAAAGACTGCCACAAGCATTTTGGCAGCATCCTTACCAACGGTGAGTCTAACTTCGTGAAGAAAAACTTTAGCTAAGCTCACACTGCACGTTTTCCAAGGACTTTCACAGATCACTGTGCTGTTAAAACTACTTAACAGAAATCTTGGAGTTGTGAATTTCACGCTACACAACAAACTCATAACAGAGGTACAGAGGAAATGACCTAATACCTAATCCCTGAGACAggattaggattttttttgttccaaaaaTGAATTTCCAATAGAAACTACCTTTCCAAGTTGCTGGTGCACTTATATGTAGTgataaatcaaaaaaaagatggattaTGGGCAGTTTTCAATGGCACACATGTTTACAAAATAGGCTGTTTCCACACGTCGCGCTCAAAATATCATGCTCTTCCCTCtgttaacaaaaaagaatttaGTAATGTAATGAGTGCTTAATCCGTTAAACtagttatatatatacagtatttatgtacaATTTAACAAGTTCAACGGATTAAGCACTTAGCCTCTTCATTCTTTCATATATATTAAATCCCAGAATATCCTTGGAACTTTTTGTAATTTCGATTAGGGTGAAAATCTTAGTAATTTTTAAATCCCATTCATTGTGTCTTATAAATAAGGGTCAGGTCTATACATACTATACAGGTTTTGTTGAGTTACTTCACCCAAAAGTCTGTTAAGTAACTTAAAAAGTAATGTACAAAAGTGATGGCTGCCACTGTATAACCACATCATTGTGTCTCCTTTTAGCTGacactcctcctctctttctgtcataCAAACCAGGGGTAATAACAGGTGTTTGCATTCAACCCTCCAACGACACCGTGAATGGTCGGTGTGAGATTGAGGGATGGTGTCCAGCTGAGAATGACCAGGTTGAGATGTAAgatttactcacacacacacacatacacacacacacacacacacacacacacacacacacacacacacacacacacacacacacacacacacaaacatgcacacacacacacacagatcttaATTGACATCCTGACCCTTCCTTCTTTGTCAACATCCTGCCCAGCCAACCGATGCTAGATGTTAACAACTTCACCATCTTCATCAAAAACAGTATTCGCTTTCCACTCTTCAATGTCACCAGGTAGGTCACACACAAGattgcatacacacatattctcCAATTCAAGCAGCTAAAAACAAGTGtggaaaacacagaataaaagcATAGCCTGATACTGATGCTCCTTtaagaactacaaaaaaaaattgttgtctaattgtaaaaatgaaattctTTACTCTTAGAGGGAACTTTCCCACCACAATGACAGCCACAGAGATCAAGAGATGTACCTACCACCCGGAGAAGCACCCCTTCTGCCCCATCTTTCGTGTGGGGGACGTGCTGAACTATACTGGGCAGACCGTGGATACCCTGACATCCCAGGTCTTATTCCTCCTCTATCTCCTCTTCAAAATTGTCTTATCTCTTTATTATCAAGGCTAAAACATTGGAACTGCacagaaaattaattaaacaaagcGTCATAAGACTTTGCCCTGTAGATTCATGCTGTTGATCGTCGAGCCCTCTTCCTAGTGCTGACCATTGAAGGGACAGTGGTCTGGAGAGTCCAAAATAGGGGACGCTATTGTAGTTTATTAGTGTGTTGCACCAATCCCTTTTGTTTAACCTCCTCTGTTGGTGTAGAAACTGTTCAACAAAAGAGGAATAGTTTGAAGACATGAGATTAAGAGACAGGAGTCGATTGGACAAatttcttttcatgtctttCGAATAAACTGTATAAACCTGTAACCCTGTTAGCGAATGAGCCATGCGAAAAAGCTAAAATGTTTGCTAACTGTCAGGCTAGTAAACTTGTTAGCTTGGATAGCTTAACTTTACAACTTCAATAACTGGTTATTGAACAAAATGGTGTACAACGGtagacaaaatgacaacaagGAAACACAACAATAGAGAGAAAAGTGTATTGCGACTGCTGGAGGTTGAGCAAATAAGAATCAGGCTAAATTCCAAACACTAGTGGGTTCTACCTTATTTACCACTGCCTTCTCAAGGTGCATCTGTTTTCCTGATCCTTCTCTTTCAGGGTGGAGAAATAGGAATTAACATTGAGTGGAAGTGTAACCTGGACCTGGACATTGATTATTGTGTACCAAAGTATTCATTTACGCGACTGGATGCACCATTTGCCAAGAATGCCATCTCCAAAGGCTACAACTTCAGGTCTTGAGGCTAATTTTTACTGTGGATGTCTACTctatctttttatttcttttattcttcagtctcattttgtcttttctttgaatGCAGATTTGCCAAATATTTCAAGACAGAGAATGGGACAGATTTTCGGACACTTCACAAAGCATTTGCAATCCGCTTTGATGTGATGGTCACTGGCAATGTGAGTTGTGTGAAATTGTGGCAACCttgacattttgtgtaaatttaaaatgtttaaaaaaaaagaaaattttaagGGCTTGCACTTGACATTTATTGCAAAACTGTTaacttaaaaacatgtttaaaggtgTCATTAAAAGTTATATAATACtataaattgtttaaaacatcaacataaaGAATTAGTTgccagttagcttagtttaACAAAAAGACTAGAAACAGGTTGAAGCTGCTAGcttgttcttttaaaatgtggttAATGTTAAGaagaaataattcaaatgtaatgtaaattaatgAGCTTcaggctaagctaagctaactggttGCTGGTGGTAGCTTAATTTTTATCATACAAATGTGAGAGTGaaattgatcttctcatctaagtCTCAACAAGACACCAACTATTCATTGAAAATTTGTTTTCATGACTGTAAGTATATCGAAATTGTCATCTTTGAGAACCTCAGTTGATTGTCAGCAAGCAAGTTATGTGAAACGCTGTTTTTAAAAGCCAAACTAACCAAGCTgaaaaacataacctccttggcagagctaataaagacaagtattttTAAAGGCCTAGGACTGTTAGTACATTCAGTAACCTAAACTGACCTCATCTCTTCCAGGCAGGAAAGTTTAACACAATCCCAACACTGATCAATCTGGTAGCTGCCTTCACCTCTGTTGGACTGGTAAGGATTTGTGATCAGGcttaaggtcataaaactgtatttttcatgtttgcTGCATTTTGTCTGCAGTCAGCAttgatttactttattttatgtgtCGGCAGGGTACAGTTCTCTGTGACATTATCCTACTGAACTTCTTGAAAGGGGCTGAACAGTACAAAGCCAAGAAGTTTGAAGAGgtaatttttgcattttgactACCAATACATCCAGAGGCTAATGGCAGAAAGACCTTCACCAAAGAGTCCAGGTATGCTTTCCTGTAAAATCTTCCTCACAGACTTCCCTCGTTGTTTTGTCCATCCAGGTGTCGGAGGCTCAGATTGAAGCATCCATTGCTCAGAGCCCAGGCAGCCAACTGTCACTCAAACCATGTATCAAGAGCTCCTATGATTCTGGAGCCATTTCCCTTGCTACCTCTGAATAACCTGAATGACAACAACATCAATCTGAAGAATAGgactttcctttctcttttttttcccccttattGCCCTATTACCTTATTGCAAGACATTTATTGTCTTTTCCGGTTGTCAGGATCTTGCAGTCAGTTTTAGTTTATTGAAGTTGGTATAAAGAAGGACAACGTGTTGCCATCTTTGCAATTTTGCAACAATTAGTGGGAGTCACAAGGAAAAAACTGTGACCTTGTAgcaataaatgtataaataaacgAAAACTGCTCATAATATActatttatgtaacatttttaagAATGTCTCTTTCTTGTCATGTTCACACACTCACCAACTGCCCTACTTCTCTGTCctgcacaataaaaacactaaaGAGTCTCCTAATGGCATAAGAACATGATTAAtaatgttgatgtgtgtgtgtgtgtgtgtatgtgtgtgcgtgcgtgtgtgtgtgttatacagTAAGAGGGGGCTGCAGTGGGACAAATGTGTGGTTGAGGTTTACAAATGGGCCATTAGACCACTTCTGCGCGATGACGCACAGTAGATGTTACTGTACAGACTAATGGACTAATGTAATTCATCTTTTTCCAATCCAAAATGGCATTATTACTATCTTTGTATCTGTTTATTTCTCTGGTTTACTCATGCATTGTCATCTCAGACATTTACGTAATTCTCTGTATTTCCTGCTCTCTCTGTCATACACAAACTCCAGGGCACTAATAGATCATCTAAAGAGCCTCCTAATGGCTCTGACATTGATTTATGAGAAAAGATAGCTGTGAATGGAGACCGCAGAGGAATTGACAGCAGTTAGTTTGATTTTCTAATTATATCGATATAATGCATGTAATGGAAATGACAGAATATGATACAAAGAACCATAAAGTACACATCTCAGAATGTTGTGTCTGGTCACTGTTTGAAGCAAAGCTACAGCTTGTCTGTTGACAGAAGGAACAAATATAACAGCCTTTGAAGGCCAAGCAAGACTGGATGTTTGTCCATGCACACAGCTCTgcaaaataaatcatgaaaatagataatgataataataatgataataataagaGATAATGACATGACATAGATGATATCTCTATTTAGAAGAATAAATGAGATGAGGAAGCCAGAGGAAGAAATTTGTTATctagtttttcattttgaggGGATGAAAATTGGgacaaaatgtgtgttaacTAGGGCTGGGTTTGCTTAAAGAAAATATGATATTAGTAATAATACCTGTATCCTTAAAGTGATACCAACAGAGGAATTGATTTGATACTTTCTTTTCTACTTCATACTATGTCATGTCAATGAAAGTATCAAGGCACGCTAAACTGTACACCTCCGTCAAACTGTGCAAATAGTTTCTCTCTAACTCCAGCGAGAAAATGGCTTTGAAATAAGGCTTTTAACATTTCAAGACCTGAAACAAGAACAGCCGACAGTCTGCAGCCACTGCTTCAGCTCCAACTCTCATTCCTCCTTTGGGGTTAATTTCCCAGGATGGCTGGACAGAGAGCCATTAGCCAGTATGCTGCTGGTCAGCACTATACAGTCATATGCAGCTGATGCCACACTGGGAGAGTATAATCCAGTctggagaaagacagagcagagagcatggacagaaaacaaacagttgaGGGTCAAACAACGGGTCTAGTTGCAAAGGCTTGAAATACTCTCAGCAATTGCTGAATTTTGAATAGTGGTGGTGTAGAAAGGCAAGGGGAGCAATAAGACACAGTGGTGCTTTAGGTGGCCAGAAAAGAAcacaataaatcattttaagaaTGTCTGGGAGCCTTTATGCGTAAGGCAGTTTTACAGTCCCTGTTTGTCCTTCTTCCCTGTGTTCCACCTCTTCAGAGCCAGTATCCAGGCAGGGAGAGCAGGCCGGCGTGTTGGTGCTTCCACCCTCTTTGTCccttcctgctcctcctcttcctcctcctcctgctcacACTCCTGCTCTATAACAGAGTCCTCCTCTGCACCTGAATCCTCCTCTGAGTCTGTAGCATCCGGGTCCAGCTCTGGAGGCGTTATGGCCACCACCTCCTCGGAAAAACGAACCCGACGGTTCACCTCGACTCGCCTCTGATCCAGAAAAGGAGGAGTgggtaaaaaggaaaaagaaagatgaacaGAAGGTAAAGACAGAAGTACTTCTAACGTATTACAGCCATTCTAAGGTGTTACATTTGGTGTGTTATTTCAGGAAAACTCTGAACTCTCTGACAAAACTGTCATATTTGTCTGCAGGCAAACACTAAATATAACAAAAGAACAAtgaatgattatttacatgggtTTAAATTAAGCATTTCTTCAAGGAAATT carries:
- the p2rx3a gene encoding P2X purinoceptor 3a isoform X1, translated to MGSMMLGCVTDFFTYETTKSVVVKSWSVGIINRLVQLLIIMYFVGWVFIHEKAYQVTDTGIESSVMTKVKGFGYHNDRVMDVADYVYPPQGADIFCIMTKLIVTENQFQGKCAEFGEKFSCTTDKDCHKHFGSILTNGVITGVCIQPSNDTVNGRCEIEGWCPAENDQVEIQPMLDVNNFTIFIKNSIRFPLFNVTRGNFPTTMTATEIKRCTYHPEKHPFCPIFRVGDVLNYTGQTVDTLTSQGGEIGINIEWKCNLDLDIDYCVPKYSFTRLDAPFAKNAISKGYNFRFAKYFKTENGTDFRTLHKAFAIRFDVMVTGNAGKFNTIPTLINLVAAFTSVGLGTVLCDIILLNFLKGAEQYKAKKFEEVSEAQIEASIAQSPGSQLSLKPCIKSSYDSGAISLATSE
- the p2rx3a gene encoding P2X purinoceptor 3a isoform X2, with the protein product MGSMMLGCVTDFFTYETTKSVVVKSWSVGIINRLVQLLIIMYFVGWVFIHEKAYQVTDTGIESSVMTKVKGFGYHNDRVMDVADYVYPPQGADIFCIMTKLIVTENQFQGKCAEFGEKFSCTTDKDCHKHFGSILTNGVITGVCIQPSNDTVNGRCEIEGWCPAENDQVEIQPMLDVNNFTIFIKNSIRFPLFNVTRGNFPTTMTATEIKRCTYHPEKHPFCPIFRVGDVLNYTGQTVDTLTSQGGEIGINIEWKCNLDLDIDYCVPKYSFTRLDAPFAKNAISKGYNFRFAKYFKTENGTDFRTLHKAFAIRFDVMVTGNGTVLCDIILLNFLKGAEQYKAKKFEEVSEAQIEASIAQSPGSQLSLKPCIKSSYDSGAISLATSE